In the Pseudanabaena sp. PCC 7367 genome, one interval contains:
- a CDS encoding DUF2779 domain-containing protein translates to MTEITYLSRFDYKTAKSCATKLYYRKQGYPRGNRQDNYSRMLSDGRFIIAKTARLLYPDGIAIVVDQSFEQGIAQTQQELAKENVVLFEPVIFANYKLIRPDILVKRGDRIELIEVRVKAFNSEENAKLEQARGLNIFRSKRDRSVNSLWRNAIEEMAFQVHTLQELLVQMGQRSPNLEIIPHFMMPDLAQPTAIDNLADLFKITKTKSQATPSSFSGVDVQFLGDQQQLEQLRKHPSLALVNIKSEVAELLPRVVSNVQTYLNSIVDGLEKIETPIDKGCKNCEYRASPHDDRDGFKECWQELAEVEPHILDLYHIGRVGGVRTPLVNEMIQQGNVSMFDLPPELLEESVYRARQLVQLKHTSENSEWISGQLPEILTRCKYPLHFIDFETSRLAIAPNKQMPPFERVAFQWSCHTIPEPDAEPIHTDWLNTSDQFPNFKFARALMEQLGTKGTIFTWAPHENAVLRDIHNQMEIYGYEDPELKQWLRSTAQIKKKGKSKLKDMYAITLEHYFHPLMKARTSLKCVLPAIWKTNSYLHELNWLKDYFKKEGDRILSPYEALPNLEISDRSVGIKEGTEAMLAYQEILYGQSRDRPDLQAKWTELLKQYCCLDTLAMVVIWLHWHYLASENAADQALAKI, encoded by the coding sequence ATGACTGAGATCACTTATCTGTCCCGGTTTGACTATAAAACAGCAAAAAGTTGTGCCACTAAGCTCTACTACCGTAAACAGGGATATCCCCGTGGCAATCGCCAGGATAACTACTCCCGCATGTTGTCGGATGGTCGATTTATCATTGCTAAAACCGCCCGCTTGCTCTATCCCGATGGAATTGCGATTGTGGTGGATCAAAGCTTTGAGCAGGGCATTGCCCAAACCCAGCAAGAACTGGCTAAGGAAAATGTAGTGTTATTTGAACCGGTCATTTTTGCCAACTATAAATTAATCAGGCCGGATATTTTAGTCAAACGGGGCGATCGCATTGAGTTAATTGAAGTCCGGGTCAAGGCATTTAATAGCGAAGAAAATGCCAAGCTTGAGCAAGCCCGTGGTCTGAATATTTTTCGCAGTAAGCGCGATCGCAGCGTAAATAGCCTCTGGCGCAATGCGATCGAAGAAATGGCATTTCAAGTCCATACCCTGCAAGAGCTATTGGTGCAAATGGGACAGCGATCGCCAAATCTAGAAATTATTCCCCATTTCATGATGCCGGACTTGGCTCAGCCCACCGCGATCGATAATCTTGCGGATCTGTTTAAAATCACTAAAACTAAATCGCAAGCTACTCCCTCCAGTTTCAGTGGCGTGGATGTGCAATTCCTGGGCGATCAACAGCAATTAGAACAACTTAGAAAGCACCCATCTTTAGCGTTAGTAAACATCAAATCAGAAGTAGCAGAGCTTTTGCCCAGGGTAGTTAGCAATGTTCAAACCTATCTCAATAGCATTGTGGACGGGCTGGAAAAGATTGAAACACCGATCGATAAGGGGTGCAAAAACTGCGAATATCGCGCCTCGCCCCATGACGATCGGGATGGCTTCAAAGAATGCTGGCAGGAGCTGGCGGAAGTAGAACCACACATCCTCGATCTCTATCACATTGGCCGGGTTGGTGGCGTGCGTACACCACTGGTGAATGAGATGATCCAGCAGGGTAATGTGAGTATGTTTGACTTACCACCGGAGTTGCTGGAAGAGAGTGTTTATCGAGCCAGGCAATTAGTGCAACTAAAACACACCAGCGAAAATAGCGAATGGATTTCTGGGCAATTGCCAGAGATTTTAACCCGGTGTAAATATCCGCTCCATTTTATTGATTTTGAAACTTCGCGGTTGGCGATCGCCCCTAATAAACAAATGCCGCCCTTTGAGCGAGTTGCTTTTCAATGGAGTTGCCATACCATCCCGGAGCCGGATGCGGAACCGATCCATACCGATTGGCTGAACACCAGCGATCAATTCCCTAATTTTAAGTTTGCCAGAGCCCTGATGGAGCAATTGGGCACAAAGGGCACGATCTTTACCTGGGCTCCCCATGAAAACGCGGTGCTGAGGGATATTCATAATCAAATGGAAATCTATGGCTATGAAGATCCTGAACTAAAGCAATGGCTGCGCAGTACGGCGCAAATTAAGAAGAAGGGCAAATCCAAGCTCAAGGATATGTATGCGATCACCCTGGAGCATTATTTCCATCCGTTGATGAAGGCGCGAACTTCGCTAAAATGCGTTTTGCCGGCAATCTGGAAGACCAATTCCTATTTACATGAATTGAACTGGCTAAAGGACTATTTCAAAAAGGAAGGCGATCGGATTCTCAGCCCCTACGAGGCGCTGCCGAATTTAGAGATTAGCGATCGATCGGTGGGAATTAAGGAAGGCACAGAAGCGATGCTGGCCTACCAGGAGATTCTCTATGGCCAAAGCCGCGATCGCCCAGATTTGCAGGCCAAGTGGACAGAGCTATTAAAGCAATATTGCTGCCTGGATACATTGGCGATGGTGGTGATCTGGTTGCATTGGCATTATTTAGCTTCAGAGAATGCGGCTGATCAAGCTTTAGCAAAAATCTAA
- a CDS encoding BMC domain-containing protein, with amino-acid sequence MPVAVGVVQTQGFPTVLAVADAGVKAGRVTVAIQETAESGQQFVVFRGSISEVKAAMAAGVAAGQETPGEYSEVVTHYIVPNPPENLIDVLPLNYVAASEPFRENPGK; translated from the coding sequence GTGCCAGTAGCGGTTGGAGTAGTTCAAACACAGGGATTTCCCACAGTGCTTGCGGTAGCGGATGCCGGAGTTAAGGCTGGTCGGGTGACGGTGGCGATCCAGGAGACGGCCGAAAGTGGCCAACAATTTGTGGTCTTTCGGGGTAGCATTTCCGAAGTCAAGGCGGCGATGGCGGCGGGTGTGGCGGCTGGACAAGAAACTCCCGGCGAATATAGCGAGGTTGTAACCCACTACATTGTGCCCAATCCACCGGAGAATTTGATTGATGTGCTGCCGCTCAATTATGTGGCGGCTTCGGAGCCATTCCGGGAAAATCCAGGCAAGTAG
- a CDS encoding carbon dioxide-concentrating mechanism protein CcmK produces the protein MTQQAVGALETKGFPGIVGAADAMVKAGRVTLVGYMRCGSARFVIVIRGDVSEVKTAMDAGVYAVENHVYGGVLESWVIIPRPHENVVAVLPIQYTEETQIYRDAVEGIKVLPSRG, from the coding sequence ATGACTCAACAAGCAGTAGGTGCATTAGAAACAAAAGGCTTCCCAGGGATTGTGGGTGCGGCTGATGCGATGGTCAAGGCAGGTAGAGTAACTCTGGTGGGCTACATGCGTTGCGGTAGTGCCCGATTTGTGATCGTGATTCGGGGCGATGTCTCGGAAGTGAAAACCGCGATGGATGCTGGCGTATATGCGGTGGAGAATCATGTCTATGGCGGTGTGCTAGAATCCTGGGTGATTATCCCCAGACCCCACGAAAATGTGGTGGCAGTGTTGCCAATTCAATATACAGAAGAAACCCAAATCTATCGGGATGCGGTTGAAGGAATCAAGGTTCTACCCAGTCGCGGTTAG
- a CDS encoding chromophore lyase CpcT/CpeT, which produces MSYSNNLLTLAKWMAGEFSNQAQASAEPVWYVNLRLWQRPIPATSLGALGGVFLFAEQASGLNPENIYRQRLIQLSEVNGALRANYYAFKQPQDWIGAGQNPELLSKLKIEHIEALPGCTLGISIAQIAGQIRSFAAELLPGSKCCFRYQGETKQVMLGFEAAADYFKSFDRGINPDTGAAIWGAIMGPYHLIKQQDYGSEIAEINQAASF; this is translated from the coding sequence ATGAGTTATTCAAACAATCTGCTCACCCTGGCCAAATGGATGGCAGGCGAGTTTTCCAATCAAGCCCAGGCAAGTGCTGAACCGGTCTGGTATGTAAATTTGCGATTGTGGCAACGCCCAATTCCCGCCACTTCTTTGGGGGCGTTGGGTGGGGTGTTTTTATTTGCTGAGCAGGCCAGTGGCCTCAATCCAGAAAATATTTATCGTCAACGCTTGATTCAGCTCAGCGAGGTAAATGGCGCATTGCGAGCCAACTATTATGCGTTCAAGCAGCCACAGGATTGGATTGGCGCTGGCCAAAACCCGGAATTACTATCTAAATTGAAGATCGAGCACATTGAAGCGCTGCCAGGATGTACTCTAGGCATCTCGATCGCTCAAATCGCTGGCCAGATCAGGAGCTTTGCCGCGGAGTTATTACCAGGTAGTAAATGCTGTTTTCGCTATCAGGGCGAGACTAAGCAGGTGATGCTGGGGTTTGAGGCGGCGGCAGATTATTTCAAAAGTTTCGATCGGGGCATTAATCCCGATACCGGGGCGGCAATCTGGGGGGCGATCATGGGTCCATATCACCTGATCAAACAGCAGGACTATGGCTCGGAGATCGCAGAGATCAATCAGGCTGCCAGTTTTTAG
- a CDS encoding putative quinol monooxygenase, with protein MTDLRYYAFATISVKPEFFADAKQAILAILPQTLAEEGCEMFTLHTDYDGVDYDEAEPILYLYEIFADEAAFNFHHAQAYTKQVFEKYKTWLAGEVIIKRLKRLPPEI; from the coding sequence ATGACAGACCTTCGATACTATGCTTTTGCAACCATTTCGGTGAAACCAGAATTCTTTGCAGATGCCAAACAAGCAATCTTGGCGATCTTGCCACAGACTCTAGCTGAAGAAGGGTGTGAGATGTTTACCTTGCACACTGATTATGATGGGGTAGACTACGACGAGGCGGAGCCGATCCTCTACCTCTACGAAATTTTTGCAGATGAGGCGGCATTCAATTTCCATCATGCCCAAGCCTATACTAAACAGGTTTTTGAAAAGTATAAAACCTGGCTGGCCGGAGAGGTGATCATCAAAAGACTGAAACGATTGCCCCCTGAGATTTAG